In Terriglobales bacterium, the following proteins share a genomic window:
- a CDS encoding DUF1385 domain-containing protein: MSYWRQFARFFAATQLLPALESGEETLVGGQAVLEGVMMRSPHAFAVAVRKPSGAVVCHAEPLERPSEKHKWMGWPLVRGVMTLGQAMMLGFRALRISVDAALEQIAEDEGKKKLEISGWVAAVNLLFSLGFFIVMYKFVPLLAATELKRVNPMFGNHFIFNLTDGVIRIAIFLLFLWGISRMRDIARLFEYHGAEHKTVFAFESGEPVTVEAAQKYVTWHPRCGTSFLITVMLISIVIYTLAPVASAAPSNATGLRQIFDHLFWMRFALRLALLPVIAGLSYEIIRYAAKQRGAKTLFTLLTAPGLWLQRITTRPPDNDEVQCAIMALDQAMELEKQHGGELVLA, from the coding sequence ATGAGTTATTGGCGCCAATTCGCGCGGTTTTTCGCCGCGACGCAGCTATTGCCTGCGCTGGAGAGCGGGGAAGAGACGCTGGTGGGCGGGCAGGCGGTGCTGGAGGGCGTAATGATGCGCTCGCCGCACGCCTTCGCCGTGGCCGTGCGCAAACCCTCGGGCGCAGTAGTGTGCCATGCCGAGCCGCTGGAGCGGCCCTCGGAAAAGCACAAGTGGATGGGCTGGCCGCTGGTCCGCGGCGTGATGACGCTGGGCCAGGCGATGATGCTGGGCTTCCGCGCGCTGCGCATTTCGGTGGACGCGGCGCTGGAGCAGATTGCCGAGGACGAGGGCAAGAAGAAGCTGGAAATCAGCGGCTGGGTGGCGGCGGTGAACCTGCTGTTCTCGCTCGGGTTCTTCATCGTGATGTATAAGTTCGTGCCGCTGCTGGCCGCCACCGAGCTGAAGCGCGTCAACCCGATGTTCGGGAACCATTTCATCTTCAACCTGACGGACGGCGTGATCCGCATTGCCATTTTCCTGCTGTTCCTGTGGGGGATTTCGCGGATGCGCGACATCGCGCGGCTGTTCGAGTATCACGGCGCCGAGCACAAGACGGTGTTTGCCTTCGAATCGGGCGAGCCGGTCACGGTGGAGGCGGCGCAGAAGTACGTTACGTGGCATCCGCGCTGCGGGACCAGCTTCCTGATCACGGTGATGCTGATCTCGATCGTGATCTACACCCTGGCGCCGGTGGCGTCGGCGGCGCCGAGCAATGCCACCGGGCTGCGACAGATTTTCGATCACCTGTTCTGGATGCGTTTCGCCCTTCGCCTCGCGCTGCTTCCGGTCATTGCCGGCCTGTCGTACGAGATCATTCGCTACGCCGCCAAGCAGCGTGGAGCGAAGACGCTGTTTACGCTGCTCACGGCGCCAGGTCTGTGGTTGCAACGGATCACCACGCGCCCGCCGGACAACGACGAGGTCCAGTGCGCGATCATGGCGCTCGACCAGGCGATGGAACTCGAGAAACAACACGGCGGCGAACTGGTCCTCGCGTAG